From the Halomonas meridiana genome, one window contains:
- a CDS encoding EAL domain-containing protein, with protein MTFMNKYLLVVDDNSINVELLLDLLDDQGFDNVHGLSDPRLVLAHCQAALPDLILLDIRMPYLDGYGVMEQLQSTFAEHTPPVIVLTAQIDDETRHRALSMGVRDFLTKPFKHDEVLQRIRNTLSVEHRYQVRDKQAETLEQMVAKRTEELDRQSRTDPITQLPNRRALTQYLADAARQGRPTGLLFIALDHLDDVVRLHGYGIADQLMVHISHRLDDQLEASSTLGLWGGSELLVITPTAELSELRQLASRLLSCFEHDQTLGDLLLPLNARIGISWSQGHFKTERLVHMAALALPQSGSLRLQSYNETLENHQRHRLHLQQAIRGATQRGEMSLAFQPKLSLETQRVIGAEALLRWHHPELGHVSPGDFIPLAEASGDILSIGEWVLEEAMRYIADWRAKGLLDDNFHIAVNVAARQLARKDFAENLLARLAKHGIPERFFALEVTESGLLSDMHNARIQLAQLAEVNIAVAIDDFGTGHSSLAYVKTLPFSTLKIDRAFVMDIEKDPIDRHLALTITQLAHAVGCDVVAEGIETAAQADYLRSIGCEAAQGYYYARPLPADEFYHWCREWTPHSHLTLATESVNGA; from the coding sequence ATGACGTTTATGAACAAGTATCTACTGGTAGTGGATGACAACAGCATCAACGTCGAGTTACTGCTGGACCTGCTGGACGACCAGGGATTCGACAATGTGCACGGCCTCAGCGACCCGCGGCTTGTGCTGGCGCACTGCCAAGCGGCACTCCCCGACCTGATCTTGCTCGACATTCGTATGCCCTACCTCGATGGCTACGGCGTCATGGAGCAGCTGCAGTCAACGTTTGCCGAACATACGCCGCCGGTTATCGTGCTGACCGCACAAATCGATGACGAAACGCGTCACCGAGCGTTAAGCATGGGAGTGCGCGACTTTCTGACCAAACCCTTCAAGCATGACGAAGTGCTGCAGCGGATACGCAACACCCTAAGCGTGGAGCATCGCTATCAGGTGCGCGACAAGCAGGCCGAAACGCTTGAGCAAATGGTCGCCAAGCGCACCGAAGAGCTGGACCGCCAGTCGCGTACCGACCCCATCACCCAACTACCCAACCGGCGGGCGCTAACGCAGTACCTGGCCGACGCGGCGCGACAGGGCCGCCCCACGGGGCTGTTGTTCATCGCGCTGGATCACCTCGATGATGTCGTCCGTTTACATGGCTACGGCATTGCCGACCAGCTCATGGTGCATATCAGCCATCGGCTCGACGATCAGTTGGAAGCGAGCAGCACGCTCGGGCTGTGGGGCGGCAGCGAGCTCTTGGTGATCACCCCAACGGCCGAGCTGAGCGAGCTGCGCCAGTTGGCCTCGCGACTGCTGAGCTGCTTCGAGCACGATCAAACCTTGGGCGACCTGCTGCTACCGCTGAACGCCCGCATCGGCATCAGCTGGTCTCAAGGCCATTTCAAGACCGAGCGCTTGGTGCACATGGCCGCCCTGGCGCTGCCGCAAAGCGGCTCACTCAGGCTGCAAAGCTACAACGAAACCCTGGAAAACCATCAGCGCCATCGGCTGCATCTGCAGCAGGCCATTCGTGGCGCGACCCAGCGCGGGGAAATGTCGCTCGCCTTTCAGCCCAAGCTCTCGCTCGAGACCCAGCGCGTGATTGGGGCTGAGGCGCTGCTGCGCTGGCATCACCCAGAGCTGGGCCACGTCTCTCCCGGCGATTTCATTCCGCTGGCAGAGGCGAGCGGTGATATCCTCTCGATTGGCGAATGGGTGCTGGAAGAAGCCATGCGCTATATTGCCGACTGGCGGGCCAAGGGGCTGCTGGACGACAATTTCCATATTGCCGTGAACGTGGCGGCGCGCCAGCTGGCGCGTAAGGACTTTGCCGAAAACCTGCTAGCTCGCCTGGCCAAGCACGGCATACCGGAGCGTTTTTTCGCCCTGGAAGTCACCGAGTCGGGCCTGCTTAGTGATATGCACAATGCGCGCATTCAGCTAGCGCAACTGGCCGAGGTGAACATAGCCGTGGCCATCGATGACTTTGGTACCGGGCACTCGTCGCTGGCATATGTCAAAACGCTGCCGTTCTCGACGTTGAAAATCGACCGTGCCTTCGTCATGGACATCGAAAAAGATCCAATCGACCGGCATCTAGCGCTCACCATCACCCAGCTTGCCCATGCCGTGGGCTGCGACGTGGTGGCCGAAGGCATCGAAACCGCCGCCCAGGCCGACTACTTACGTTCAATTGGTTGCGAAGCTGCACAAGGGTATTACTATGCTCGTCCGCTGCCCGCCGATGAGTTCTATCACTGGTGCAGGGAGTGGACACCCCATTCACATCTAACGCTTGCCACGGAGTCAGTTAATGGCGCATGA
- the hexR gene encoding transcriptional regulator HexR → MAHDLLERLRERLEELNRSERKVANVILEDPAAATSLSIASLAQAASVSEPTVNRFCRNFGAKGYPDFKIKLAQSLAGGTPYVTRAVEPGDTATQYTHKIFGATIAALDEAQREVDMAAVERMVDYLTQAKQIHFFGLGASGAVAQDAQHKFFRFNLPVMAYVDVLMQRMVAAACHTGDVVVIISYTGRTRELVDIAKVAREAGAVVLGITAPDSPLSQECTATLEVATPEDTDHYMPMTSRVIQLTLIDALATGVTLRRGEDFLPHLKKIKDSLRDTRFPVEKPTK, encoded by the coding sequence ATGGCGCATGACCTGCTAGAACGCTTACGGGAACGCTTGGAAGAATTGAACCGCTCTGAGCGTAAAGTCGCGAACGTCATCTTGGAAGATCCCGCAGCGGCCACCAGCCTGAGCATCGCCAGCCTCGCCCAAGCGGCGAGCGTCAGTGAGCCTACCGTCAACCGGTTCTGCCGTAATTTCGGCGCCAAGGGCTATCCCGATTTCAAAATCAAACTGGCCCAAAGCCTAGCAGGCGGCACGCCTTATGTAACCCGCGCCGTCGAACCCGGCGATACCGCCACGCAGTACACCCATAAAATCTTTGGGGCGACCATTGCCGCGCTTGATGAAGCTCAGCGGGAAGTGGACATGGCGGCCGTCGAGCGGATGGTGGATTATCTGACGCAAGCCAAGCAGATTCACTTTTTTGGGTTGGGGGCATCCGGCGCCGTCGCGCAGGACGCCCAGCATAAATTCTTCCGCTTCAACCTGCCGGTCATGGCGTACGTCGACGTGCTGATGCAGCGCATGGTGGCAGCGGCCTGCCATACCGGCGATGTGGTGGTGATCATCTCCTACACCGGGCGCACGCGTGAGCTGGTCGACATTGCCAAGGTAGCCAGAGAGGCTGGCGCCGTGGTGTTGGGGATTACCGCGCCAGACTCTCCGCTCTCGCAGGAGTGCACGGCCACGCTGGAAGTCGCCACTCCCGAAGATACCGACCACTACATGCCGATGACTTCGCGGGTCATTCAACTTACGCTGATCGATGCTCTCGCCACTGGGGTGACGCTTAGGCGCGGCGAAGATTTCTTGCCGCACCTAAAAAAGATCAAGGACAGCCTGCGCGATACTCGGTTTCCAGTGGAAAAACCCACCAAATAA
- a CDS encoding RidA family protein codes for MSIQRHDTKARMSRAVIHQGVAYLCGQVAGPDARHGDITAQTESMLARVDALLTEIGSSREQLLSATIYLKDGGDFAAMNAVWDAWVPEGHAPARTCVCAPMPADELKVEITVTTAVDA; via the coding sequence ATGAGCATTCAGCGTCATGATACAAAAGCCCGCATGAGCCGTGCGGTGATTCATCAGGGCGTGGCCTATTTGTGCGGCCAGGTGGCGGGCCCCGACGCGCGCCATGGCGATATCACCGCCCAGACCGAGAGCATGCTGGCGCGGGTCGATGCACTGCTGACAGAGATCGGCTCCAGCCGTGAGCAGCTGCTGAGCGCCACGATTTACCTGAAAGATGGCGGTGATTTTGCCGCCATGAACGCGGTATGGGATGCCTGGGTACCGGAAGGTCATGCACCGGCACGCACCTGCGTATGCGCGCCAATGCCTGCCGACGAGTTGAAAGTCGAGATTACCGTGACGACGGCGGTGGACGCGTAA
- a CDS encoding Lrp/AsnC family transcriptional regulator: MATTPLTLDRFDRRILEVLQQEGRISNQELAERIGLSPSPCLRRVRALEEHGLITQYRAVVDARPLGYQLMALLHISMDQHTPERFDNFERHIRNIPNVVECLIITGQAADFQLKILVKDMDDYQHLLLHVINRIEGVTGAHTSFVLRRVFEHRPVPT; this comes from the coding sequence ATGGCTACCACGCCTTTGACGCTCGACCGTTTCGACCGCCGTATTCTGGAGGTCCTGCAGCAGGAGGGACGCATCAGCAATCAGGAGCTTGCCGAGCGCATCGGGCTATCGCCTTCGCCCTGTTTACGGCGCGTGCGGGCCTTGGAGGAGCATGGGCTGATTACCCAATATCGGGCAGTGGTGGATGCGCGCCCGCTCGGGTATCAGCTCATGGCGCTTTTGCATATCTCGATGGACCAGCACACGCCCGAGCGCTTCGATAACTTCGAACGTCATATCCGTAACATTCCCAACGTGGTGGAGTGTTTGATCATTACCGGACAAGCGGCGGATTTTCAGCTCAAAATTCTGGTGAAGGACATGGATGATTACCAACACCTGCTCCTCCACGTGATCAACCGTATCGAAGGGGTCACCGGGGCCCACACGAGCTTCGTACTGCGCCGCGTGTTTGAACACCGCCCCGTACCCACTTAA
- a CDS encoding 2-isopropylmalate synthase, translating into MPAFDHRKYRPAPRVPTFDRQWPDRELTQAPIWVSEDLRDGNQALLEPMTVEQKQRFWHQIIKVGIKEVMVGFPSASQPDYDFVRWLIEEDQIPDDVTIAVLVQCREHLIEKTFASLVGVKRAIIHLYNSTSTIQRERVFEMDRDGITDIAVQGATWVKTYAEQYPEVDWRFQYSPESFSSTEIDFSLAICEAVMDVWQPTPDNKCILNLPTTVEVAGPHHHADQIEYFCQHISRRDSVIISVHTHNDRGGAVASAELALLAGADRVEGTLLGNGERTGNMDIVTLAMNLYSQGIDPELDLSNPDEIIQVVHECTGIAMHPRHPWVGEMVYTAFSGSHQDAIRKSLKHQKPDEPWQVAYLPIDPHDIGRDYQAVIRVNSQSGKGGMAFLLERDYGINLPRWMMLALAPYVQKESERRNSELSSEMIRQVMFDHFSHGAPLALADYRLSKGQQEGIDITLWQGADTLRLSGTGNGAMSSFTDAWKRHTGSHVAILDYSEHSLGGDSEANAIAFVQLNIDGQRVCAVAEDSDTVSASLKAVLSGINAAQPAHAAQQVATSLA; encoded by the coding sequence ATGCCTGCTTTTGATCATCGCAAATATCGTCCTGCTCCTCGGGTGCCCACGTTTGACCGTCAGTGGCCCGACCGGGAGCTGACCCAAGCGCCCATCTGGGTGAGCGAAGACCTACGCGATGGCAATCAGGCCCTGCTCGAGCCGATGACGGTCGAACAGAAACAGCGCTTCTGGCATCAGATCATCAAGGTCGGTATCAAGGAAGTGATGGTCGGCTTTCCCTCCGCTAGCCAGCCGGATTACGATTTCGTGCGCTGGTTGATCGAAGAGGATCAAATTCCTGACGACGTGACCATCGCCGTGCTCGTGCAGTGCCGGGAACACCTGATCGAAAAAACGTTCGCGTCATTGGTGGGCGTCAAGCGCGCCATCATCCACCTGTACAACTCCACGTCCACGATCCAACGGGAGCGGGTGTTCGAGATGGACCGCGACGGTATCACCGATATCGCCGTTCAGGGGGCGACGTGGGTGAAGACGTATGCCGAACAGTATCCCGAGGTTGATTGGCGCTTTCAGTACTCGCCGGAGAGCTTCTCCAGCACCGAAATCGATTTCTCGCTGGCCATCTGCGAAGCGGTGATGGATGTCTGGCAGCCCACCCCAGACAACAAGTGCATTCTCAATTTGCCCACCACCGTGGAAGTGGCAGGCCCCCACCATCACGCTGATCAGATCGAGTACTTCTGCCAGCATATTAGCCGCCGCGACAGCGTGATCATTTCGGTGCATACCCATAATGACCGGGGCGGTGCCGTGGCGTCCGCGGAGCTGGCGCTGCTGGCGGGGGCCGACCGGGTCGAGGGTACCTTGTTGGGTAACGGTGAACGCACCGGCAACATGGACATCGTCACGCTGGCCATGAACCTCTATAGCCAGGGTATCGACCCTGAGCTGGATCTTTCCAATCCCGACGAGATCATTCAAGTAGTGCACGAGTGCACCGGGATTGCGATGCACCCCCGCCACCCCTGGGTGGGTGAGATGGTGTATACCGCTTTTTCTGGCAGCCACCAGGATGCGATTCGTAAGTCGCTCAAACATCAAAAACCCGACGAACCGTGGCAAGTGGCCTATCTGCCCATCGACCCTCACGACATTGGCCGGGATTATCAGGCCGTCATTCGGGTGAACAGCCAGTCGGGTAAAGGCGGCATGGCCTTTCTGCTGGAGCGCGACTACGGCATCAACCTGCCTCGTTGGATGATGCTCGCGCTGGCTCCCTACGTGCAAAAAGAGAGCGAACGCCGTAATAGCGAGCTTTCCAGCGAGATGATTCGCCAAGTGATGTTCGATCATTTCTCCCATGGTGCGCCGCTCGCGCTGGCCGACTATCGGCTGTCGAAGGGGCAGCAGGAGGGAATCGATATCACGCTGTGGCAAGGTGCCGACACGCTGCGTTTATCCGGCACGGGGAATGGCGCGATGTCCTCCTTCACCGACGCTTGGAAACGCCATACCGGCAGCCACGTCGCCATACTCGATTACAGCGAGCACTCGCTGGGCGGCGATAGTGAGGCCAACGCCATCGCGTTTGTGCAGCTCAACATCGATGGTCAGCGCGTATGCGCCGTCGCGGAAGATAGCGACACGGTGAGCGCGTCACTCAAAGCCGTGCTTTCTGGGATCAATGCGGCACAGCCTGCTCATGCTGCCCAGCAAGTGGCGACCAGCCTCGCTTGA
- a CDS encoding universal stress protein, with the protein MSDYVLAAIDGSHYSESVCDYAVWAATALSAPLRFLHTVDNHAQVAEPDLTGHLGLGTREHLLEQLSDIEEQRGKLAREQGRLMLNAARERSEAAGFSEPPCMQRNGTLVDTLAEHEKEIRLLVLGKRGETAHQASGHLGSNLERVVRELHRPILMVPKTFTPPKRILMAFDGSNTARKGVDMLAKSPLFDGAECHVVIVGADTAENRSQLEWATETLRSAGHQAEGAIRAGEVEEALRAYKEEQGIDLLVMGAYGHSRIRHLLVGSTTTAMLRHAHLPVLILR; encoded by the coding sequence ATGTCTGATTACGTGTTAGCAGCCATCGACGGTTCTCACTACTCAGAAAGTGTGTGTGACTATGCGGTGTGGGCCGCTACGGCACTCTCAGCCCCGCTCCGTTTTCTGCACACCGTCGACAATCACGCCCAGGTCGCAGAGCCTGACCTGACGGGCCACCTCGGCCTAGGCACCCGGGAGCACCTGTTGGAACAGCTCTCGGACATCGAAGAGCAGCGCGGAAAACTGGCCCGCGAACAGGGGCGGTTAATGTTGAATGCCGCGAGGGAGCGAAGCGAGGCGGCCGGCTTTTCAGAACCTCCCTGCATGCAGCGCAACGGCACCCTCGTGGATACTCTGGCGGAACATGAGAAAGAGATCCGACTGCTGGTGCTTGGTAAGCGAGGAGAAACGGCGCATCAGGCCAGCGGCCACCTTGGGTCTAACCTCGAGCGTGTCGTTCGCGAGCTTCATCGGCCCATTTTGATGGTGCCCAAAACGTTCACCCCGCCCAAGCGCATTCTCATGGCCTTCGATGGTAGCAACACGGCCCGCAAAGGGGTGGACATGCTGGCCAAAAGCCCGCTCTTTGACGGTGCAGAGTGTCACGTGGTGATTGTCGGGGCGGACACCGCAGAGAACCGCTCCCAGCTTGAGTGGGCTACCGAGACCCTTCGCTCTGCGGGGCACCAAGCCGAGGGGGCGATTCGTGCGGGGGAGGTCGAAGAAGCACTACGTGCTTATAAAGAGGAGCAGGGAATCGATCTTCTCGTGATGGGCGCATACGGCCACTCGCGCATTCGTCATTTGCTAGTGGGCAGCACCACCACGGCGATGCTGCGTCACGCCCACTTGCCGGTCTTGATTTTACGCTGA
- the crcB gene encoding fluoride efflux transporter CrcB encodes MGHGITNVVLVGLGGALGGMARFAVSNAMAHLLGKVFPWGTLLVNASGAFLAGGLLGIYGVPNAQPFWLFAIAGLLGGYTTVSSFSLQTLELFQRGQAMRAALNMVATLLLGIAMAALGWWLAQG; translated from the coding sequence ATGGGACATGGCATCACCAACGTCGTACTTGTCGGCTTGGGCGGCGCACTGGGCGGGATGGCACGCTTTGCCGTCTCCAATGCCATGGCCCATTTACTGGGTAAAGTCTTCCCGTGGGGCACGCTGCTTGTAAATGCCAGCGGTGCATTTCTTGCTGGAGGGCTGCTAGGCATTTACGGCGTGCCTAACGCACAGCCGTTTTGGCTATTTGCGATAGCGGGCCTGCTCGGTGGCTATACCACGGTGTCATCGTTTAGCTTACAGACCCTTGAGCTGTTCCAGCGCGGCCAGGCGATGCGTGCCGCGCTCAACATGGTCGCTACGCTACTGCTGGGCATCGCCATGGCAGCATTGGGCTGGTGGCTGGCCCAGGGTTGA
- the crcB gene encoding fluoride efflux transporter CrcB, producing MNVNAYLAVGLGSALGSVLRYGVSLVSMAVLGSHFPWGTLLVNVLGSCLIGWLAATTSRLPRGALARHQPLLIAGFCGGFTTFSLFSLETLHLTQQSHLGLALLYGVGSLPLCVAAAWVGECLAFLKATVT from the coding sequence ATGAACGTTAACGCCTATCTCGCCGTCGGCCTTGGCAGCGCTCTGGGGAGCGTGCTGCGCTATGGCGTCTCGCTGGTGTCGATGGCCGTGCTAGGTAGTCACTTCCCTTGGGGGACGCTGCTGGTCAACGTGTTGGGGTCCTGCCTCATCGGCTGGCTAGCCGCGACGACGTCCCGCCTGCCTCGAGGCGCGCTGGCACGACATCAACCGCTGCTGATAGCAGGATTTTGCGGCGGCTTCACTACCTTTTCGCTCTTTAGCCTGGAAACGCTGCACCTGACGCAGCAGAGCCACCTAGGGCTGGCGCTGCTTTACGGCGTAGGCAGCTTACCACTGTGCGTCGCCGCCGCCTGGGTGGGCGAGTGCCTGGCCTTTTTGAAAGCAACCGTGACCTAA
- a CDS encoding bile acid:sodium symporter family protein, whose product MKREQLEQQQSWIYLAFIALGLCLGLLAPEAMAAFGQALWPLLGFLLFATFTQIPLLQITQSLQDTRFMTALLVGNFVVIPALLGVLVVWLPLPPPVLAGILLVLLMPCTDWFVTFAHLGKGDAARAIAATPLLLLVQMAALPAYLWLLLGSEWLRLTLSPALLSAFLSLMVLPLLLAWFTERAAQKFITIERATRALGWMPVPLLACVVLIIAATQVAQVLALRQLLWQAVLIFVGFLIVAAWLGKALGHLFNLPPTSTRTLVFSFGTRNSFVMLPIALTLPNGWQAAVVIIVCQSLVELLGMVAYLRWVPKRLIPSSGHKKADAYGK is encoded by the coding sequence TTGAAACGCGAACAGCTCGAACAGCAGCAGTCATGGATCTATCTAGCGTTTATCGCGCTTGGGCTCTGCCTTGGCCTGCTGGCGCCAGAAGCGATGGCAGCGTTTGGGCAGGCGCTATGGCCGCTGCTCGGTTTCCTGCTCTTCGCCACCTTCACCCAAATCCCGCTGCTGCAAATAACGCAAAGTCTTCAAGATACGCGCTTCATGACGGCGCTGTTGGTAGGCAACTTTGTTGTGATTCCTGCGCTGCTGGGCGTGTTAGTGGTGTGGCTTCCCCTCCCGCCACCCGTGCTGGCGGGCATCCTATTGGTGCTACTGATGCCTTGCACCGACTGGTTTGTTACTTTTGCACATTTAGGTAAAGGCGACGCTGCCCGAGCCATTGCCGCGACGCCCCTGTTGCTGCTCGTGCAGATGGCGGCACTACCGGCCTATCTATGGCTATTGCTAGGCAGCGAATGGTTGCGATTGACACTCTCCCCTGCGCTACTGAGCGCCTTTTTGAGCTTGATGGTGCTGCCCCTGCTGCTCGCCTGGTTCACCGAGCGCGCAGCGCAGAAATTCATCACCATCGAACGGGCTACCCGTGCACTGGGTTGGATGCCGGTACCACTCTTGGCATGCGTGGTGCTGATCATTGCGGCTACTCAAGTCGCTCAAGTGTTGGCCTTGCGTCAGCTTCTCTGGCAGGCAGTGTTGATCTTCGTAGGCTTCTTGATCGTTGCAGCGTGGCTGGGCAAAGCGCTTGGCCACCTCTTTAACCTGCCGCCCACCAGTACTCGCACCCTGGTGTTTAGCTTCGGCACCCGTAATTCCTTCGTCATGTTACCCATTGCGCTCACCCTGCCCAACGGTTGGCAAGCTGCGGTGGTCATCATCGTATGCCAATCGCTGGTCGAGCTGCTGGGTATGGTCGCATACCTTCGCTGGGTGCCGAAGCGGCTAATCCCCAGCTCAGGTCACAAAAAAGCCGACGCTTACGGCAAGTAA
- a CDS encoding SulP family inorganic anion transporter: MALFSKHEWFSNIKGDTLSGIVVALALIPEAIAFSIIAGVDPKVGLYASFCIAVVIAFTGGRPGMISAATGAMALLMVTLVKEHGLEYLLAATLLTGVLQIIAGYLRLAELMRFVSRSVVTGFVNALAILIFMAQLPELTNVTWHVYAMTLAGLGIIYLFPYLPMIGKSVPSPLVCIVVLTVVYMVSGMDIRTVGDMGELPDTLPVFLWPNVPLTLETLMIIFPYAIMLAVVGLLESMMTATIVDDLTDTPSDKNRECKGQGVANIGAGLMGGMAGCAMIGQSVINIKSGGRTRLSTLIAGVVLLLMVVFLADWVSQIPMAALVAVMIMVSIGTFSWASIRDLKKHPMSTNIVMLATVAVTVGTHNLAIGVFVGVLLAALFFANKVGNIMYVGSKEVEAGTQREYQVVGQVFFASSERFMAAFDFKESIDKVTINLSKAHFWDVTAVQALDRVVIKFRREGTEVELIGLNEASATVVDRYAVHNDPVAVDKLMGGH; encoded by the coding sequence ATGGCACTTTTCAGTAAGCATGAGTGGTTCTCTAACATTAAGGGCGACACGCTCTCAGGTATTGTCGTCGCGCTGGCGCTAATTCCTGAAGCGATCGCCTTTTCCATTATCGCGGGCGTGGACCCGAAAGTGGGGCTGTATGCCTCGTTCTGTATTGCGGTCGTTATCGCCTTTACCGGTGGCCGCCCCGGCATGATCTCTGCGGCCACCGGGGCGATGGCGCTGCTGATGGTGACACTGGTGAAAGAGCACGGGCTCGAGTATTTGCTGGCCGCCACGCTGCTGACCGGCGTGCTACAAATCATTGCGGGTTACCTGCGGCTGGCGGAGCTGATGCGCTTCGTCTCTCGCTCGGTGGTCACTGGGTTCGTGAATGCGCTGGCGATCCTGATTTTCATGGCGCAACTGCCGGAGCTGACCAACGTGACGTGGCACGTGTATGCCATGACGCTGGCAGGCCTGGGGATTATCTATCTATTCCCTTATTTGCCGATGATTGGTAAATCGGTGCCTTCGCCGCTGGTATGCATCGTGGTGCTGACGGTGGTGTATATGGTGAGCGGTATGGATATTCGCACCGTGGGCGACATGGGCGAACTGCCCGACACGCTGCCGGTTTTCCTGTGGCCGAACGTGCCGCTGACTCTCGAAACGCTGATGATCATCTTCCCTTATGCGATCATGCTGGCAGTCGTGGGCCTGTTGGAATCGATGATGACCGCCACGATCGTGGACGATCTGACCGACACGCCCAGCGACAAGAACCGCGAGTGTAAAGGCCAAGGGGTGGCCAATATTGGTGCGGGTTTAATGGGCGGTATGGCTGGCTGCGCGATGATCGGACAGTCGGTCATCAACATAAAATCGGGGGGGCGTACGCGTTTATCGACGCTGATTGCGGGCGTGGTGCTGCTGCTGATGGTGGTGTTCTTGGCCGATTGGGTATCGCAAATCCCCATGGCGGCACTGGTGGCGGTGATGATCATGGTCTCGATTGGCACCTTTAGCTGGGCCTCCATTCGCGATCTGAAAAAGCATCCGATGAGTACCAATATCGTCATGCTGGCGACCGTCGCGGTCACGGTGGGAACGCATAACCTCGCCATTGGGGTCTTCGTGGGCGTACTGCTGGCAGCACTGTTCTTTGCCAACAAAGTCGGCAATATCATGTACGTGGGGTCGAAAGAGGTAGAGGCCGGCACACAGCGCGAGTATCAAGTGGTAGGGCAGGTGTTCTTTGCCTCGTCCGAGCGCTTTATGGCGGCGTTCGATTTCAAAGAGAGCATCGATAAGGTGACCATCAATCTTTCCAAGGCGCACTTTTGGGATGTCACCGCCGTTCAGGCGCTGGATCGCGTGGTGATCAAGTTCCGCCGTGAAGGAACCGAGGTAGAGCTGATAGGCCTGAATGAAGCCAGCGCTACCGTGGTAGACCGCTATGCCGTTCATAACGACCCGGTCGCAGTCGATAAACTGATGGGCGGCCACTAA
- a CDS encoding isocitrate dehydrogenase: protein MSQTVAVIKGDGIGPEIMDATLQVLDALECGLTYEFIDAGLVALDKHGTLIPQASLDAIEKHGIALKGPLTTPIGKGFSSINVQLRRHFDLYANVRPAISFPGTRSRYDDIDMITVRENTEGAYLSDGQEMIDDGNTGISVIKVTRQGSERIVRYAFELAKQNGRKKVTAVHKANIIKTSSGLFLDVARDIASEYPEIEFQEMIVDNACMQLVMNPHQFDVVVTTNLFGDILSDLCAGLVGGLGLAPGANIGKKAAIFEAVHGSAPDIAGKKIANPCALLLAAAQMLDHLGMTAKGDAIRQGIRAVLENRRDMVTPDMGGTGTTDTFAQALVEHLKG, encoded by the coding sequence ATGAGCCAGACAGTCGCAGTGATCAAAGGTGACGGCATCGGCCCTGAGATCATGGACGCCACCCTGCAAGTGCTCGACGCACTCGAGTGCGGGTTGACCTACGAATTCATCGATGCGGGCTTGGTCGCACTCGACAAGCACGGCACGCTGATTCCTCAAGCCTCGTTGGATGCCATCGAAAAGCACGGCATTGCCCTGAAAGGCCCGCTCACCACGCCGATTGGTAAGGGCTTTTCATCGATTAACGTGCAGCTACGCCGCCACTTTGACCTCTATGCCAACGTGCGCCCCGCCATCAGCTTTCCGGGCACCCGCTCCCGCTACGATGATATCGACATGATCACCGTGCGGGAAAACACTGAAGGGGCTTACCTCTCCGACGGTCAAGAAATGATCGATGACGGCAATACCGGCATCTCGGTGATCAAAGTGACCCGCCAAGGCTCCGAGCGCATCGTGCGCTACGCCTTCGAGCTGGCCAAGCAGAATGGCCGCAAAAAAGTCACCGCCGTTCACAAAGCCAACATTATCAAAACCAGCTCCGGCCTATTTTTAGACGTAGCCCGCGACATCGCCAGCGAGTATCCCGAAATCGAATTCCAAGAGATGATCGTGGATAACGCCTGCATGCAGCTGGTCATGAACCCTCATCAGTTCGATGTGGTCGTCACCACCAACCTGTTCGGCGATATTCTTTCTGACCTGTGCGCTGGCCTAGTAGGCGGCTTGGGCCTCGCCCCAGGGGCAAACATCGGTAAAAAAGCGGCGATTTTCGAAGCGGTACACGGCTCGGCGCCGGACATTGCAGGCAAGAAAATTGCCAATCCCTGCGCCCTGCTGCTCGCCGCCGCCCAGATGCTCGACCACCTCGGCATGACCGCCAAGGGGGATGCCATTCGTCAGGGGATTCGCGCCGTGCTAGAGAATCGCCGCGATATGGTCACGCCCGACATGGGCGGCACCGGCACCACCGATACCTTCGCCCAGGCGCTGGTGGAGCACTTAAAAGGCTGA